Proteins from one Gibbsiella quercinecans genomic window:
- a CDS encoding LLM class flavin-dependent oxidoreductase: protein MKKIGFLSFGHWTPSSQSGTRSAADALLQSIDLAVAAEDLGADGAYFRVHHFARQLSSPFALLAAVGAKTQRIEIGTGVIDMRYENPMYMAEDAGVADLISGGRLQLGISRGSPEQVVDGWRYFGYQPAEGETDADMARRHTEVLLDVLRGEGFAKPNPQPMFPNPPGLLRVEPFSAGLRDRIWWGAGSNATAVWAAKLGMNLQSSTLKDDETGEPFHIQQAKQIRAYRAAWKEAGHAHEPRVSVSRSIFALVDERDRAYFGNSGREGDTIGFLDEKTRAVFGRSYAAEPDALIKQLAQDEAIAEADTLLLTVPNQLGVDYNAHVIEAILTHVAPGLGWR, encoded by the coding sequence ATGAAAAAGATTGGATTTTTGTCGTTTGGTCACTGGACGCCCTCGTCGCAATCGGGCACCCGTTCAGCGGCGGATGCCTTGCTGCAATCCATCGATCTTGCCGTCGCGGCAGAGGATTTGGGGGCCGACGGCGCCTATTTCCGCGTGCACCACTTTGCCCGCCAGCTTAGTTCTCCTTTTGCGTTATTGGCCGCCGTTGGCGCGAAGACCCAGCGTATAGAGATTGGCACTGGCGTTATCGATATGCGCTATGAAAACCCAATGTATATGGCTGAAGACGCCGGCGTGGCCGATCTGATCTCGGGGGGGCGTTTGCAGCTTGGTATCAGCCGCGGCTCGCCGGAGCAGGTGGTCGACGGCTGGCGCTATTTCGGCTATCAACCTGCCGAAGGCGAGACGGATGCCGACATGGCGCGGCGCCACACCGAAGTGCTGCTTGATGTGCTGCGTGGCGAAGGCTTCGCCAAGCCCAACCCGCAGCCGATGTTCCCCAATCCGCCCGGGCTGCTGCGCGTTGAACCGTTTTCCGCCGGCCTGCGCGATCGCATCTGGTGGGGCGCCGGCTCGAACGCGACGGCGGTGTGGGCCGCCAAGCTCGGCATGAACCTGCAAAGCTCCACGCTGAAAGACGACGAAACCGGCGAGCCTTTCCATATTCAGCAGGCGAAGCAAATCCGCGCCTATCGCGCGGCGTGGAAAGAAGCGGGGCACGCCCACGAACCGCGGGTGTCGGTCAGCCGCAGTATTTTTGCGCTGGTGGACGAGCGGGATCGCGCCTATTTCGGCAATAGTGGCCGTGAAGGCGATACCATCGGTTTTCTCGACGAGAAAACCCGCGCGGTGTTCGGCCGTAGCTACGCCGCTGAACCGGATGCATTGATCAAACAGTTGGCGCAGGACGAAGCGATCGCAGAAGCCGATACGCTGCTGTTAACCGTGCCTAACCAACTGGGCGTGGACTATAACGCGCACGTGATTGAAGCGATCCTGACCCACGTTGCGCCAGGGCTGGGTTGGCGCTGA
- a CDS encoding extensin family protein — protein MKLLLGWVLIIAALALLLPWGLRYLPAAYNPFAPLSVSDPPTLITRYKLKRLVDDPAACMAVLERARAAGFVTFSTATPVTGNCPLPAPVRIQRFAGVALSSSFLSSCAMAVSSTMFVMEAKTLTAQSPLNSPLVQIDHLGSYACRNVYHRAQGRLSEHATAEAWDLAAFRLQNGERLSVLDNWQRPAEKAALLRQLNLAGCDYFGNALGPDYNAAHANHFHFGMRGFGLCSVPGR, from the coding sequence GTGAAGCTCCTGCTGGGATGGGTACTGATTATTGCGGCGCTGGCGCTCTTGTTGCCCTGGGGCCTGCGTTATCTGCCGGCGGCCTATAACCCTTTTGCTCCGCTGTCGGTGAGCGATCCGCCCACGCTGATTACCCGCTACAAGCTCAAACGCCTGGTTGACGATCCGGCCGCCTGTATGGCGGTGCTGGAGCGCGCCCGCGCCGCCGGTTTCGTCACTTTCAGCACCGCCACCCCGGTGACGGGCAACTGTCCGCTGCCGGCGCCGGTGCGCATCCAGCGATTTGCCGGCGTGGCTTTAAGCAGCAGTTTTCTCAGCAGCTGCGCGATGGCGGTCAGCAGTACGATGTTTGTGATGGAGGCGAAAACCCTCACCGCGCAAAGCCCGTTGAATTCGCCGTTGGTGCAGATTGACCATCTGGGCAGCTATGCGTGCCGCAACGTTTACCACCGGGCTCAGGGGCGGCTAAGCGAACACGCCACGGCGGAAGCCTGGGATCTGGCAGCCTTCCGCTTGCAAAACGGCGAGCGGCTTAGCGTGCTGGATAACTGGCAGCGGCCGGCGGAGAAGGCGGCGCTGCTCCGGCAGTTGAATCTGGCGGGATGTGATTACTTTGGCAATGCGTTGGGGCCGGACTATAACGCGGCGCACGCCAACCATTTTCATTTCGGCATGCGGGGTTTTGGGCTGTGCTCCGTACCAGGTCGGTGA
- a CDS encoding urea carboxylase-associated family protein yields MSSYPAAYQSTKGSALDVDRDFYQALADGKRVLTAQHRVPIRTGFAWEVPAGHLFRITTPEGPQVGDLNIWNRHNPRERMWVARTRQLQRAHLSTFDRLWSNLPFMRPIATITADTLADYGIDEHGGRVHDLLGTRCDPYVNKLLTGEDFDFHCHSNLTRAVQPYGLTEFDVHDVMNVFQCTGLNDEDKYFMKACPARKGDYLEFFAEIDLLCAISTCPGGDLSLPMWGDDAQDTLSVCRPLGIEIYRPDTALLTGWQPPARPDYQGNHGLRLQKSNG; encoded by the coding sequence ATGTCTTCTTATCCTGCCGCATACCAAAGCACCAAAGGCTCCGCCCTGGATGTCGACCGCGATTTTTATCAGGCGCTGGCCGATGGCAAACGGGTATTGACCGCGCAACATCGGGTGCCTATTCGCACCGGCTTCGCCTGGGAAGTGCCGGCCGGGCATCTGTTCCGCATCACCACGCCGGAAGGCCCGCAGGTGGGCGATTTGAATATCTGGAACCGCCATAACCCACGCGAGAGGATGTGGGTGGCGCGCACCCGCCAGCTGCAGCGCGCCCATTTGTCCACCTTTGATCGCCTGTGGTCGAACCTGCCGTTTATGCGCCCGATCGCCACTATTACCGCCGATACGCTGGCGGACTATGGCATTGATGAACACGGCGGGCGGGTGCACGATCTGCTAGGCACCCGCTGCGATCCCTATGTGAATAAACTGTTGACCGGCGAAGACTTTGACTTCCACTGCCACTCCAACCTGACGCGGGCCGTGCAGCCCTACGGGCTCACCGAGTTTGACGTGCACGATGTGATGAACGTGTTCCAGTGCACCGGCCTGAACGATGAAGACAAATACTTTATGAAGGCCTGCCCGGCACGCAAGGGCGATTACCTGGAGTTTTTTGCCGAAATCGATCTGCTGTGCGCCATTTCCACCTGCCCGGGCGGTGACTTATCGCTGCCGATGTGGGGGGATGACGCGCAGGATACGCTGTCCGTCTGCCGCCCGCTGGGGATCGAAATCTATCGGCCGGACACGGCATTGCTCACCGGCTGGCAGCCCCCCGCTCGCCCGGACTACCAGGGCAACCACGGCCTGCGCCTGCAAAAGAGCAATGGGTAA
- a CDS encoding ABC transporter permease subunit, which translates to MDVFFLQQLVNGLTLGAVYGLIAIGYTMVYGIIGMINFAHGEVYMISAYLCAIGLALLSFFGLQSFPLLILGTLAFTIVVTAVYGWVIERIAYKPLRNSTRLAPLISAIGMSLILQNYAQISQGPRQQGIPTLLDGVFRINFDGGIIQITYTKVFILVASLLGMAILTYIIQHTRLGRVCRATQQDRKMASILGINTDRVISTVFVIGAAMAGLAGVLVTMNYGTFDFYVGFIIGIKAFTAAVLGGIGSLPGAMLGGLLLGVAEAQFAGMVNSDYKDVFSFALLVVILIFRPQGLLGRPMIAKV; encoded by the coding sequence ATGGATGTTTTCTTTCTGCAACAGTTGGTTAACGGCCTGACCCTGGGCGCGGTATACGGTTTGATCGCCATTGGTTACACCATGGTGTATGGCATTATCGGCATGATCAACTTCGCCCATGGCGAGGTGTATATGATCTCCGCCTACCTGTGCGCCATTGGCCTGGCGCTGCTTTCGTTCTTCGGCCTGCAATCTTTCCCGCTGCTGATCCTCGGCACGCTGGCCTTTACCATCGTGGTGACCGCCGTTTACGGCTGGGTGATTGAGCGTATCGCCTATAAGCCGCTGCGCAACTCTACCCGCCTGGCGCCGCTGATTTCCGCCATCGGCATGTCGCTGATCTTGCAAAACTACGCGCAAATCAGCCAAGGGCCGCGCCAGCAGGGCATCCCGACGCTGCTCGACGGCGTGTTCCGCATCAACTTTGACGGCGGCATCATCCAGATCACCTATACCAAAGTGTTTATTCTGGTTGCTTCGCTGCTGGGCATGGCGATCCTCACCTATATCATCCAGCACACCCGGTTAGGGCGCGTGTGCCGCGCCACCCAGCAGGACCGCAAAATGGCGTCCATCTTGGGGATTAATACCGATCGGGTTATCTCGACGGTGTTTGTGATCGGGGCCGCGATGGCCGGGCTGGCCGGGGTGCTGGTCACCATGAACTACGGGACCTTCGATTTCTACGTCGGCTTTATCATCGGCATCAAGGCGTTCACCGCGGCGGTGCTGGGCGGGATCGGCTCGCTGCCGGGCGCCATGCTCGGCGGGCTGTTGCTGGGCGTGGCCGAAGCGCAGTTTGCCGGCATGGTGAACTCCGATTACAAAGACGTTTTCTCGTTCGCACTGTTGGTGGTGATCCTGATTTTCCGCCCTCAGGGCCTGTTGGGCCGGCCAATGATCGCCAAAGTGTGA
- a CDS encoding GntR family transcriptional regulator: MLSLKIEIPEDASLENVPAFQRIAILLRENIINGNLRAGQALAENELTTLCDTSRNTLREALRFLHGEGLVNYHHHRGVFVCQFTQRDVRDIYKARRHLEVLAIQAADTISAFHLQKMKTHLDQSAAAADANDWRTFGTHSLRFHQRIVHMLGCSRFNDFFSVLLAQLRLLFATGEHEPSFQRPWLERDRALWALLCEQRKEEACQALTAYLEQSEQQIMRAFNTRMNGV, encoded by the coding sequence ATGCTCAGTTTAAAAATTGAAATACCGGAAGACGCCTCGCTGGAGAATGTTCCCGCCTTCCAACGCATTGCGATACTGCTGCGGGAAAATATCATCAACGGCAACCTGCGGGCAGGCCAGGCGCTGGCGGAGAACGAACTAACCACGCTGTGCGACACGTCGCGCAACACCCTGCGTGAAGCGCTGCGTTTTTTGCATGGCGAAGGGCTGGTCAACTATCACCACCATCGCGGGGTGTTCGTTTGCCAGTTCACGCAACGCGACGTGCGGGATATTTATAAGGCCCGCCGCCACCTGGAAGTGCTGGCAATACAGGCCGCCGACACCATCAGCGCGTTTCACCTGCAAAAAATGAAAACGCACCTCGATCAATCCGCTGCCGCCGCCGATGCAAATGACTGGCGCACCTTCGGCACGCACAGCCTGCGGTTTCATCAGCGCATTGTCCATATGCTGGGCTGCTCCCGCTTTAACGATTTTTTCAGCGTGCTGCTGGCGCAACTGCGCCTGCTGTTCGCCACCGGCGAACACGAACCGAGCTTCCAACGCCCCTGGCTGGAACGCGATCGGGCGCTGTGGGCGCTATTGTGCGAACAACGCAAAGAAGAAGCCTGCCAGGCGCTGACCGCCTATCTCGAACAGTCCGAACAACAAATTATGCGTGCGTTCAACACGCGAATGAATGGAGTTTAA
- a CDS encoding branched-chain amino acid ABC transporter substrate-binding protein produces MSVKLMKSPLAALLIGCFSSAFYAHADIVIGVAGPFSGPNATYGDQYWRGASQAAADINAAGGIKGEKIKLVQGDDACEPKQAVAVANRLVDQEHVAAVVGHFCSSSTMPASEVYDEAGILAITPGSTNPQITERGMTNMFRMCGRDDQQGGIAADYMIDKLKAKNIVIIHDKDTYGQGLADAARAALAKRGVKEVMYEGLSRGEKDFNALVTKIASVKPDVVYFGGCHPEAGPLVRQMREQGVQAKFFSGDCVVTEELVTAAGGPQYTNGVLMTFGSDPRQIPDGKAVIAKFRAAGFEPEGYTLYSYASIQAIAAAFSATGGKDSAKASEWLKSHDVDTVMGKKAWDSKGDLKVSDYVVYQWDDQGKYHQL; encoded by the coding sequence ATGTCAGTGAAATTGATGAAAAGTCCGCTCGCTGCTCTGCTTATCGGTTGTTTTAGTTCTGCTTTCTATGCTCATGCCGATATTGTTATTGGCGTTGCCGGGCCATTCTCCGGCCCGAATGCCACCTATGGGGATCAATATTGGCGCGGGGCCTCGCAGGCCGCCGCGGATATTAACGCCGCTGGGGGCATCAAAGGGGAAAAGATCAAGCTGGTGCAGGGGGATGACGCCTGTGAACCGAAGCAGGCGGTGGCCGTTGCCAACCGGCTGGTGGATCAGGAGCACGTTGCCGCTGTAGTTGGGCATTTTTGCTCATCGTCAACCATGCCGGCCTCGGAAGTGTATGACGAAGCCGGTATTCTGGCGATCACTCCCGGCTCCACCAACCCGCAAATTACCGAGCGCGGCATGACCAACATGTTCCGCATGTGCGGCCGCGACGATCAGCAGGGTGGGATTGCCGCCGACTATATGATCGACAAACTAAAGGCGAAAAACATCGTCATCATCCACGATAAAGATACCTATGGCCAGGGGTTGGCGGATGCGGCCAGGGCGGCGCTTGCCAAACGCGGCGTGAAAGAAGTGATGTATGAGGGGCTGTCGCGCGGTGAAAAGGATTTCAACGCGCTGGTCACCAAAATCGCTTCGGTGAAGCCGGACGTGGTCTACTTTGGCGGCTGTCACCCAGAGGCCGGCCCGCTGGTGCGCCAAATGCGTGAACAGGGCGTGCAGGCGAAGTTCTTCTCCGGCGACTGTGTGGTGACGGAAGAGCTGGTTACCGCCGCTGGCGGGCCGCAGTACACCAACGGTGTATTGATGACCTTCGGCAGCGATCCACGCCAGATCCCGGACGGCAAAGCGGTGATCGCCAAGTTCCGCGCTGCGGGCTTTGAGCCGGAAGGCTACACCCTCTATTCCTATGCGTCTATTCAGGCCATCGCCGCTGCCTTCAGCGCTACCGGCGGCAAAGACAGCGCCAAGGCCAGCGAATGGTTGAAATCACACGATGTGGATACGGTGATGGGCAAAAAAGCCTGGGACAGCAAAGGCGATCTGAAAGTGTCCGACTACGTGGTTTATCAGTGGGATGACCAAGGGAAATACCACCAGCTGTGA
- the adhP gene encoding alcohol dehydrogenase AdhP produces the protein MKKMKAAVVNAFGKPLVIDDVPVPEITPGKILIKIEATGVCHTDLHAVDGDWPIKPNPPFIPGHEGVGHIVAVGKGVKHLKEGDRVGVPWLYSACGHCEHCLGGWETLCHTQQNAGYSVNGSFAEYCLADANYVGILPKGVDFIGIAPILCAGVTVYKGLKMTNTKAGDWVVISGIGGLGHLAIQYARAMGLNVAAVDIDNDKLEFAKRLGATVVANAKEVDPGTWFHEQFGGAHGVLVTAVSPKAFAQATTVMRRGGTMVLNGLPPGRFDLSIFDMVLDGITVRGSIVGTRKDLQEALDFAGHKKVAAEVTAEPLENINDIFTRMREGHITGRVVVDMSL, from the coding sequence ATGAAAAAGATGAAAGCCGCTGTGGTTAACGCCTTTGGCAAACCGTTGGTGATTGACGACGTACCGGTGCCGGAAATCACCCCAGGCAAGATCCTGATCAAAATCGAGGCCACCGGCGTCTGCCACACTGATCTGCACGCGGTGGACGGCGACTGGCCGATCAAACCCAACCCGCCCTTTATTCCCGGCCACGAAGGCGTGGGCCATATCGTGGCGGTCGGCAAAGGCGTGAAACACCTGAAAGAGGGCGATCGGGTTGGCGTTCCGTGGCTCTATTCCGCCTGCGGGCATTGCGAACACTGTTTGGGCGGTTGGGAAACCCTGTGCCACACCCAGCAAAACGCCGGTTACTCGGTCAACGGCAGCTTTGCGGAATATTGCCTGGCGGACGCCAACTATGTGGGGATCCTGCCCAAAGGCGTCGACTTTATCGGCATTGCGCCGATCCTGTGCGCCGGCGTGACGGTGTACAAAGGGTTGAAAATGACTAACACCAAAGCCGGTGACTGGGTGGTGATTTCCGGCATTGGCGGCCTGGGGCACTTGGCGATCCAGTATGCCCGCGCCATGGGGTTGAACGTGGCGGCGGTGGATATCGACAACGACAAGCTGGAGTTTGCGAAAAGGCTGGGGGCAACGGTGGTCGCCAATGCCAAAGAGGTTGATCCCGGCACCTGGTTCCACGAGCAGTTCGGCGGGGCGCATGGCGTGCTGGTAACCGCCGTTTCGCCGAAGGCGTTCGCCCAGGCGACGACCGTGATGCGCCGCGGCGGTACCATGGTGCTCAACGGGTTGCCGCCGGGCCGGTTCGATCTTTCGATCTTTGATATGGTGCTGGACGGCATCACGGTGCGCGGTTCGATTGTCGGCACGCGTAAGGATCTGCAGGAAGCGCTGGACTTCGCCGGCCATAAAAAAGTGGCCGCGGAGGTGACGGCCGAGCCGTTAGAAAACATCAACGATATCTTCACTCGCATGCGCGAAGGCCATATTACCGGCCGCGTGGTGGTTGATATGTCGCTGTAA
- a CDS encoding ABC transporter ATP-binding protein encodes MSDVMLEFRDVDVHYGPIQALQQVSLQVHQGETVALIGANGAGKSTLLMSIFGQPRISGGQILFQGQDISRRSTHFIASNGIAQVPEGRRIFPDMSVEENLLIGAITLGNHYIDEDIQRMFALFPRLKERRNQRAMTMSGGEQQMLAIARALMSRPKLLLLDEPSLGLAPLIVKQIFSILRELAQEGMTIFLVEQNANHALKLSDRGYVMVNGQIRLSGQGAELLSNQEVRKAYLGGA; translated from the coding sequence ATGAGTGATGTGATGCTGGAATTTCGCGATGTGGATGTGCACTACGGCCCGATACAGGCGTTGCAACAGGTGTCGCTGCAGGTTCATCAGGGGGAGACGGTGGCGCTGATCGGCGCCAACGGCGCGGGTAAATCGACGCTGCTGATGTCTATCTTCGGCCAGCCGCGCATCAGCGGCGGCCAGATCCTGTTTCAGGGGCAGGATATCAGCCGGCGTTCAACGCACTTTATCGCCAGCAACGGTATCGCCCAGGTGCCGGAGGGGCGGCGTATTTTCCCGGATATGAGCGTGGAGGAAAACCTGCTGATTGGCGCCATTACCCTAGGCAATCACTATATTGATGAGGACATACAGCGTATGTTCGCGCTGTTCCCGCGCCTGAAGGAGCGGCGCAACCAACGGGCGATGACCATGTCCGGCGGCGAGCAGCAGATGCTGGCGATTGCTCGTGCGCTGATGAGCCGGCCAAAACTGCTGCTGCTGGATGAACCCAGTCTGGGTTTAGCGCCGCTGATCGTCAAACAGATCTTCAGCATCCTGCGCGAGCTGGCGCAGGAAGGGATGACGATTTTCTTGGTAGAGCAAAACGCCAACCACGCGCTGAAGCTCTCCGATCGCGGCTATGTGATGGTCAATGGCCAGATTCGCCTAAGTGGCCAGGGCGCGGAACTGCTGAGCAATCAGGAAGTGCGCAAGGCCTACCTGGGCGGGGCATAA
- a CDS encoding ABC transporter ATP-binding protein, whose amino-acid sequence MSDAILRVEHLMMHFGGIKALNDVNLEVARGSITALIGPNGAGKTTVFNCLTGFYRASGGRILLNTQHRPTDVIRVLGQRFRADDWIKPAQLGARLYYKMFGGTHLVNRAGLARTFQNIRLFREMSVVENLLVAQHMLSNRNLLAGVFNTPAYRKAENEALDRAFYWLEVVELVDCANRLAGEMSYGQQRRLEIARAMCTVPEMICLDEPAAGLNPVETATLSRIIRFLRQQHGITVLLIEHDMGMVMEISDHVIVLDHGDVIARGTPKEIQNNDSVIAAYLGADEEELAG is encoded by the coding sequence ATGAGTGATGCGATTTTGCGTGTGGAGCACCTGATGATGCATTTCGGCGGCATCAAAGCGCTAAACGACGTTAATCTGGAGGTGGCGCGCGGTTCCATCACCGCCCTGATTGGCCCCAACGGCGCCGGGAAAACCACAGTGTTCAACTGCCTGACCGGGTTTTATCGCGCCAGCGGCGGCCGCATTTTGCTCAATACGCAGCACCGGCCCACGGATGTGATCCGCGTGCTGGGGCAACGTTTCCGCGCCGATGACTGGATTAAACCCGCCCAGCTTGGCGCGCGCCTCTACTATAAAATGTTCGGTGGCACCCACCTGGTCAACCGCGCCGGGCTGGCGCGCACCTTCCAAAATATCCGCCTGTTCCGTGAAATGTCGGTGGTGGAAAACCTGCTGGTGGCGCAGCACATGTTGAGTAACCGCAACTTGCTCGCCGGGGTGTTTAATACGCCGGCCTACCGCAAAGCGGAAAACGAAGCGTTGGATCGCGCGTTCTACTGGCTGGAGGTCGTGGAACTGGTGGACTGTGCCAACCGGCTGGCGGGTGAGATGTCTTATGGCCAGCAGCGCCGGCTGGAGATTGCCCGCGCCATGTGCACCGTGCCGGAGATGATCTGCCTTGATGAACCGGCGGCGGGGCTGAACCCGGTAGAGACGGCGACCCTGAGCCGGATTATTCGCTTCCTGCGGCAGCAGCACGGCATTACCGTGTTGCTGATTGAGCATGATATGGGCATGGTGATGGAAATTTCAGACCATGTGATCGTGCTCGATCACGGTGACGTGATCGCCCGCGGTACGCCGAAGGAGATCCAAAATAACGACAGCGTGATCGCCGCTTATCTGGGCGCCGATGAGGAGGAACTGGCGGGATGA
- the livM gene encoding high-affinity branched-chain amino acid ABC transporter permease LivM, protein MSQTQVHPGLDIKRSLMDAVLAGLIALIVFGPIVGIVLNGYSFNFEPQRLVGIIAIVMAGRLLLSLFLQTRPGRRLQARFEGGNDGVYVRPLGAKSNLRWIIPLFAVLALLLPFVASKYLLTVAILGLIYVLLGLGLNIVVGLAGLLDLGYVAFYAIGAYGLALGYQYLGLGFWAMLPLGALMAALAGALLGFPVLRMHGDYLAIVTLGFGEIIRLVLNNWVSLTGGPNGVSVPSPTFFGLEFTRRARDGGVPFHEFFGLSYNPNMKFIFIYAVLCLVVLLVLFIKHRLTRMPIGRAWEALREDELACRSLGLNHVLVKLSAFMIGASTAGIAGVFFASYQGFVNPTSFTFFESALILAIVVLGGMGSTLGVVLAAFVLTVAPELLRSFAEYRVLLFGVLMVLMMIWRPRGLVRIGRSSFAPRQGVRHE, encoded by the coding sequence ATGTCACAAACCCAAGTACACCCAGGGCTGGATATCAAACGCAGCCTGATGGATGCCGTGTTGGCGGGGCTGATTGCGCTGATCGTGTTCGGCCCTATCGTTGGCATTGTGCTCAATGGCTACAGCTTTAATTTTGAACCGCAGCGGCTGGTAGGGATTATCGCCATCGTGATGGCCGGGCGCCTGCTGCTGAGCCTGTTTTTGCAAACCCGTCCGGGGCGCAGGCTACAGGCCCGCTTTGAAGGCGGCAACGACGGCGTCTACGTGCGGCCGCTCGGTGCCAAAAGCAACCTGCGCTGGATTATCCCGCTGTTTGCCGTGCTGGCGCTGCTGCTGCCGTTCGTTGCCAGCAAATATTTGCTGACGGTGGCGATCCTCGGGCTGATCTACGTGCTGCTCGGGCTGGGCCTGAATATTGTGGTGGGGCTGGCCGGGCTGCTCGATCTGGGCTACGTGGCGTTTTACGCCATCGGCGCCTATGGGCTGGCGCTGGGGTATCAGTACCTGGGGCTGGGATTTTGGGCGATGCTGCCGCTGGGGGCGCTGATGGCGGCGCTGGCCGGCGCCTTGCTCGGCTTCCCGGTGCTGCGTATGCACGGCGACTATCTGGCGATCGTCACCCTCGGCTTTGGCGAGATCATCCGCCTGGTGCTCAATAACTGGGTATCGCTGACCGGCGGGCCGAACGGCGTTTCCGTGCCGTCGCCGACCTTTTTCGGGCTGGAGTTTACCCGCCGCGCCCGCGACGGCGGGGTGCCTTTCCATGAGTTTTTCGGCCTGAGCTACAACCCCAACATGAAGTTTATCTTTATTTACGCGGTGCTGTGCCTGGTGGTGCTACTGGTGCTGTTCATTAAACACCGGCTCACACGCATGCCGATTGGGCGGGCCTGGGAAGCGCTGCGCGAAGATGAGCTCGCCTGCCGCTCCCTGGGGCTGAACCATGTGCTGGTCAAGCTTTCGGCATTTATGATTGGTGCCTCTACCGCCGGGATTGCCGGGGTGTTCTTCGCCAGCTATCAGGGGTTTGTTAACCCCACCTCCTTTACCTTTTTTGAATCGGCGCTGATCCTGGCGATTGTGGTGCTGGGCGGCATGGGATCTACCCTGGGCGTGGTGCTGGCGGCGTTCGTGCTGACGGTGGCACCAGAACTGCTGCGCAGCTTCGCCGAATACCGCGTGCTGCTGTTCGGCGTGCTGATGGTGTTGATGATGATCTGGCGGCCACGCGGGTTGGTGCGTATTGGCCGCAGCAGCTTTGCGCCGCGGCAGGGGGTGCGCCATGAGTGA